The uncultured Fibrobacter sp. genome includes a region encoding these proteins:
- a CDS encoding nucleotidyltransferase family protein produces MTKLSVVPNDEDWNRVYALAKSQCVRGVVYSAIKKLPEEYHPPKSLNLRWGADAEMIASANRMINQESARLTNVFETAGFKTAILKGAANARLYPNPFSRHVGDIDIWVEGGRDRIYSLLVDLNFLSEKPVENTAPHHVHLPKNKDGITVEVHFKPAQGIPFRNRHLQAFLNQEIRNAQRVPEGFYAPSIQFALVMQLSHLQQHALAGGLGLRQYTDYLMLLTHSTEIEREKVFSLMKSLHLKNVCGAVMWVLQEVFGLERKWMLCAPDRSRGERLLKMALEGGNFGKHKTVSKPRNVFVRWFKDRMRTLSWIPFDPLQVFFMELRYWRSTISLIPLRIKRRRIAL; encoded by the coding sequence TTGACGAAGCTGTCTGTTGTGCCTAACGATGAGGATTGGAATCGCGTTTATGCGTTGGCAAAAAGCCAGTGCGTGCGTGGAGTGGTGTATTCCGCAATCAAGAAACTCCCTGAAGAATATCACCCGCCCAAGTCGTTGAATTTGCGGTGGGGCGCCGATGCCGAAATGATCGCCAGTGCAAATCGCATGATTAATCAGGAATCGGCTCGTTTGACGAATGTTTTTGAAACCGCAGGCTTTAAAACGGCGATTCTCAAGGGAGCCGCAAACGCAAGGCTTTATCCGAATCCGTTTTCAAGGCATGTCGGCGATATTGATATCTGGGTAGAGGGCGGGCGCGACCGGATTTATTCGCTTTTGGTGGATTTGAATTTTCTTTCTGAAAAGCCTGTCGAAAATACCGCCCCGCATCATGTTCATTTGCCTAAGAACAAGGATGGAATTACGGTCGAGGTTCATTTTAAGCCTGCGCAGGGAATTCCGTTTAGAAACCGCCATTTGCAAGCCTTCCTGAATCAAGAAATCCGGAACGCACAAAGGGTTCCCGAAGGATTTTACGCCCCGTCGATTCAGTTTGCCCTGGTGATGCAGCTTTCACATTTGCAACAGCATGCATTGGCTGGCGGACTTGGACTGCGGCAGTATACGGATTACCTGATGCTGCTCACACATTCGACCGAAATCGAGCGAGAAAAGGTCTTTTCCTTGATGAAATCGCTACACCTGAAAAACGTTTGCGGTGCCGTGATGTGGGTGCTCCAGGAAGTGTTTGGACTAGAACGAAAATGGATGCTCTGCGCTCCGGACCGCTCTCGTGGAGAACGCCTTTTGAAAATGGCGCTTGAGGGCGGTAATTTTGGAAAGCATAAGACAGTCTCTAAACCCCGTAATGTCTTTGTCCGCTGGTTTAAGGACCGTATGCGGACTTTGTCTTGGATTCCGTTCGATCCGCTTCAAGTTTTTTTTATGGAACTCCGGTACTGGCGTTCCACGATTTCACTGATTCCCTTGCGCATTAAGCGTCGAAGGATTGCCTTATGA